A DNA window from Candidatus Zixiibacteriota bacterium contains the following coding sequences:
- a CDS encoding S9 family peptidase: MRPLRIWVCTLLMALVIVSGGTSAIARPITFDDLYSVPRASDPQVSPDCRHIAYVLRLTNTETNTQSSHLWLMNNDGSDPHQLTFGPTNEWQPQWNADGTGLFFLTDRSESAQVWFLPITGGEARQMSHLPSLVSDFLVSPSGTTLILTSKSLPHCADDGCNKAELTKAKNSPVQAKLYDHLLYRHYNQWDDGCVSRLYVCDIATETHRPLFMNETDVPTSTLGGGEDVAVSRDGLTVCFTMQTDSVPAVRVNNDLFTVTALAPEPLQLTSAPGLENSPRYSPDGKYLSYLSMATPGYESDERDLTLMDRKSGAWSILTTSVDNSVGEYVWDSQSRHIYFTVIERGMTVVYRVNVESRHVERLLDGAVYNSLRLASDGSFFVVSRSLSDQPHELYKYDLKSRALHRLTRVAEPTLKDIDLTNDEDFWFIGANGDSVQGFLTRPPSFDGSRKYPLVLLIHGGPQWCWLRDFNYYGWNTQLMAAQGYVVAQINPHGSVGYGRAFKEYVSGNWGKGDYDDLMMGVDYLLTTRSFIDSTRMAALGRSYGGFMTNWICGHTDRFKCLVTIDGTANQISDYGSTEELWFPEWESRGTPWSNLEEYMRSSPIMYADNFKTPTMVIHGQRDYRVDLSEGLQMFTALQRHGVPSQLLYFPDEGHHVGKLVNLRYVYEKQFEWLARWLK; the protein is encoded by the coding sequence ATGCGTCCACTCCGAATATGGGTCTGCACCCTGTTGATGGCGCTTGTAATCGTATCGGGCGGAACATCTGCGATCGCTCGTCCGATCACGTTTGACGATCTCTATAGCGTGCCGCGTGCTTCCGATCCCCAGGTATCGCCTGACTGTCGCCACATCGCATATGTCCTTCGTCTGACGAACACCGAGACCAATACGCAAAGTTCACATCTGTGGCTCATGAACAACGACGGCAGCGACCCTCATCAACTGACTTTCGGCCCCACGAATGAATGGCAGCCGCAATGGAATGCGGACGGAACAGGACTGTTTTTCCTCACCGATCGGTCTGAAAGCGCACAGGTGTGGTTTCTTCCGATAACGGGAGGTGAGGCGCGACAGATGAGCCACTTGCCCTCATTGGTATCCGACTTTCTCGTATCCCCCTCTGGAACCACGCTGATTCTGACGTCAAAATCGTTACCGCACTGTGCCGATGACGGCTGCAACAAGGCCGAACTGACGAAGGCAAAGAACAGCCCGGTTCAGGCCAAGCTGTACGACCACTTGTTGTATCGACACTACAATCAATGGGATGACGGCTGTGTGTCTCGCCTGTACGTATGCGACATAGCCACTGAAACGCATCGACCACTCTTCATGAATGAAACTGATGTACCGACCTCTACACTCGGAGGTGGAGAGGATGTCGCAGTCTCGCGGGATGGCCTTACCGTGTGCTTTACAATGCAGACAGATTCCGTGCCGGCGGTCCGGGTCAACAACGACCTGTTTACGGTCACTGCACTCGCGCCCGAACCGCTTCAGCTTACATCGGCTCCCGGGCTCGAGAATTCGCCTCGCTACTCGCCCGACGGCAAATACCTCAGCTATCTGTCTATGGCGACCCCTGGCTACGAATCAGATGAACGTGACCTTACCCTCATGGACCGCAAGTCCGGCGCCTGGTCCATCCTCACGACATCCGTCGACAATTCAGTCGGCGAGTACGTATGGGACAGCCAGTCACGACATATCTATTTCACGGTGATCGAGCGCGGTATGACGGTCGTGTATCGGGTGAATGTCGAATCTCGACATGTAGAGCGGCTGCTTGACGGCGCGGTGTACAATTCTCTGCGACTTGCTTCCGACGGTTCGTTTTTCGTCGTCAGTAGGTCGCTCTCCGATCAACCACACGAATTGTACAAATATGATCTCAAATCACGAGCGTTGCATCGATTGACTCGAGTTGCCGAGCCAACTTTGAAAGATATCGACTTGACCAATGATGAGGATTTCTGGTTCATCGGCGCGAATGGCGACTCGGTGCAGGGCTTCCTGACCAGGCCACCGTCGTTTGATGGCTCGCGAAAGTATCCGTTGGTCCTTCTCATTCACGGCGGCCCGCAGTGGTGCTGGCTGAGAGATTTCAACTACTACGGCTGGAACACGCAGTTGATGGCTGCACAGGGATATGTCGTGGCGCAAATCAATCCGCACGGCAGCGTCGGCTACGGCCGCGCGTTCAAGGAGTATGTCTCAGGCAATTGGGGGAAAGGGGATTATGACGACCTCATGATGGGTGTGGACTATCTCCTGACGACCAGATCCTTCATTGATTCGACTCGCATGGCAGCGCTGGGGCGTTCCTACGGCGGTTTCATGACCAACTGGATCTGCGGTCACACCGACCGGTTCAAATGTCTTGTCACCATCGACGGCACCGCCAATCAGATCAGCGACTACGGTTCCACGGAAGAACTCTGGTTCCCGGAATGGGAAAGCCGGGGAACCCCTTGGAGTAATCTCGAAGAATATATGCGCTCGTCACCCATCATGTATGCAGACAACTTCAAGACTCCCACCATGGTCATCCACGGGCAGCGCGATTATCGGGTCGATCTGAGCGAAGGGTTGCAGATGTTCACGGCGTTGCAGAGGCACGGGGTACCGTCACAACTGCTCTATTTCCCCGATGAGGGACACCATGTCGGCAAGCTTGTGAACCTTCGCTACGTGTACGAAAAACAGTTTGAGTGGCTGGCACGGTGGTTGAAGTGA
- a CDS encoding pitrilysin family protein — MRRVRQFLLPTVMLAAASLAFAQTGDIQLDVKKKVLSNGMRILVLENHAAPVFSTIIRFNTGSVDERPGITGTSHLLEHMLFKGTKIIGTSNYEAEAPIMKKIDSLAHLMYAEQARLASPLNPQDSAKLKALKDQIAALQAEQKQYVIKDELWGTYLQVGGTGLNASTGNDGTQYYVSLPKNRLELWAFLESDRLANLVLREFYSERDVVMEERRLRTENDPRGIIDEALSATINWASPYSWPVVGWMSDLQTVLREDVEAYFHSHYSPANAVAVVVGDVNADEVFSLCERYFGKIPSQPVPPPVVTRDAPQKGERRVEIEYDANPTGYIAWRVPQVGHPDIAALDVAANILSNGRTSRFYKAIREKRLGTTQASVSNSRYPDAFYCSMTPFGDHTISEIEGAIYAEIDRLKTEKVTDWELERVRNQLDANFIRSLDANTGLAFRIANSEAVTGNWHLFLDYQDAMKKVTADDVMRVAKTYLTKSNRSVVYIVKADSSAASAN, encoded by the coding sequence GTGCGACGAGTACGTCAGTTTCTACTCCCCACAGTCATGCTGGCTGCGGCGTCGTTGGCATTCGCGCAAACCGGCGATATCCAGCTTGACGTAAAAAAGAAAGTCCTGAGCAACGGTATGCGAATTCTCGTTCTCGAGAATCACGCTGCCCCCGTGTTCAGCACGATTATTCGCTTCAACACCGGCTCGGTGGATGAACGTCCCGGTATCACGGGAACCTCGCATCTTCTCGAGCACATGCTATTCAAGGGGACGAAGATCATCGGTACCAGCAACTACGAGGCCGAAGCGCCGATCATGAAGAAGATTGATTCGCTGGCTCATCTCATGTATGCTGAACAGGCGCGGCTCGCGAGCCCGCTCAACCCACAGGATTCAGCCAAACTGAAAGCGCTGAAGGACCAGATCGCGGCGCTTCAGGCTGAGCAAAAGCAGTACGTCATCAAGGATGAGCTCTGGGGCACATATCTTCAAGTCGGCGGTACCGGACTCAACGCCTCGACCGGTAACGACGGTACGCAGTATTATGTCTCGCTGCCCAAGAATCGCCTCGAGCTCTGGGCATTTCTGGAATCGGACCGCCTGGCCAATCTCGTACTCCGCGAATTCTACTCCGAACGTGACGTGGTGATGGAGGAGCGTCGGCTGCGGACGGAGAACGACCCGCGCGGCATTATTGACGAAGCGCTTAGTGCCACCATCAACTGGGCCTCGCCTTACAGTTGGCCGGTGGTCGGCTGGATGAGCGATTTACAGACCGTGCTTCGTGAGGACGTCGAAGCATATTTCCATTCGCACTATTCTCCGGCCAACGCAGTCGCGGTGGTCGTTGGAGACGTCAACGCGGACGAGGTATTCTCTCTATGCGAGCGATACTTTGGCAAGATTCCGTCTCAGCCGGTTCCCCCGCCGGTCGTGACGCGCGACGCACCACAGAAGGGGGAGCGCCGAGTGGAGATCGAATACGATGCCAACCCGACCGGCTATATTGCCTGGCGGGTGCCGCAGGTCGGGCATCCTGACATTGCGGCTCTTGATGTCGCTGCCAACATTTTGTCCAACGGGCGGACTTCCCGTTTCTATAAAGCAATTCGCGAAAAGCGTCTCGGCACGACACAGGCATCGGTGTCAAACTCGCGCTACCCGGATGCATTCTATTGTTCCATGACGCCGTTCGGCGACCACACCATATCGGAGATCGAAGGCGCCATTTATGCTGAGATCGATCGCCTGAAAACCGAGAAGGTTACGGATTGGGAACTGGAAAGAGTGCGCAATCAGCTTGACGCCAATTTTATTCGGTCGCTTGATGCCAACACCGGGCTGGCGTTTCGGATTGCCAACAGCGAAGCTGTCACCGGAAACTGGCATCTGTTCCTCGATTATCAGGATGCCATGAAGAAAGTGACCGCCGATGATGTCATGCGCGTGGCAAAAACATATCTGACCAAAAGCAATCGGTCGGTGGTGTATATCGTGAAGGCCGACAGCAGCGCGGCATCCGCAAACTGA
- a CDS encoding pitrilysin family protein: protein MKKATLFVVFLLLVTGAWCEETGRKSPGSKTIARLSEGKLDLTIPEVGVDVKRVTLDNGIIVYLYEDHRLPMVNVSSIIRCGSIYDDDVKDGLSGLVGTVMRTGGTKNISGDSLNMLMEYMGGSLETSIGTESGSASLSVLSKDLDRGLGLYADLLRNPAFPQDKLDLAKTEIKNRIKRRNDDPATITNRYVYHTLYGEHPYGRVLEWATIKGITPVDLVTYHQRFFVPNNLLIGVSGDFSSDELVAKLKQYLGDWPRSSEPLPAIQEVAAAPHPGVFLIKKDINQTNLGIAHLGIKRDNPDRFAINIMNYILGGGSFTSRLTSRVRSDEGLAYHVSSSFDIGSRDYGMFRASCQTKAASTYKATRIIVDEIERIAREGVNEQELTEARESLMNRLVFNFDNAGKIVRNLMALEFDGYPLDYYKTYFDNYRKVTRADVQMVAGKYLKPGELSFIVVGNPATFDKSLDEFGPVTTIELAPPSID from the coding sequence ATGAAGAAAGCGACATTGTTTGTTGTATTCCTGCTGCTGGTAACGGGCGCTTGGTGTGAGGAAACCGGCAGGAAATCCCCGGGCTCAAAGACCATTGCCCGGTTATCTGAAGGCAAACTGGACCTGACTATTCCGGAGGTCGGTGTCGATGTCAAGCGCGTTACGCTCGACAACGGCATTATCGTGTATTTGTACGAAGATCATCGGCTGCCGATGGTGAACGTGAGCAGCATAATTCGTTGTGGCAGCATCTATGATGACGACGTCAAGGATGGGCTCTCCGGTTTGGTCGGAACGGTCATGCGAACCGGCGGCACGAAGAATATCAGCGGCGATTCCCTTAATATGCTCATGGAGTATATGGGCGGTTCGCTGGAGACCTCGATTGGCACCGAGAGCGGTTCTGCCTCCCTCAGCGTCTTGTCCAAGGATCTTGATCGGGGGCTGGGTCTGTACGCAGATCTTTTGCGGAACCCCGCCTTTCCGCAGGACAAACTGGATCTGGCCAAGACTGAAATCAAAAACCGAATCAAACGTCGCAATGACGATCCGGCGACTATTACGAACAGGTATGTATACCATACGCTGTATGGTGAGCACCCATACGGGCGGGTGCTTGAATGGGCGACGATCAAGGGGATAACCCCGGTGGACCTGGTGACCTATCATCAGCGTTTCTTCGTGCCGAACAATCTCCTGATTGGCGTATCTGGTGACTTTTCGTCAGATGAACTGGTTGCCAAACTGAAGCAGTATCTGGGAGACTGGCCCAGGTCATCGGAACCGTTGCCGGCGATTCAGGAGGTTGCTGCGGCGCCCCATCCCGGTGTGTTTCTGATCAAGAAGGATATCAATCAAACAAATCTGGGGATCGCACATCTCGGCATAAAGCGCGATAATCCGGACCGTTTTGCCATCAATATCATGAACTACATTCTCGGCGGCGGCTCGTTCACCTCGCGTCTTACATCGCGCGTCCGCTCCGATGAAGGCCTGGCCTATCATGTCAGTTCCAGCTTCGATATCGGCTCGCGCGATTATGGCATGTTCCGGGCGTCCTGCCAGACCAAGGCCGCTTCGACCTACAAGGCGACACGGATCATCGTCGATGAGATCGAGAGGATTGCTCGCGAGGGAGTCAACGAGCAGGAATTGACCGAAGCCAGGGAATCACTCATGAATCGGCTGGTGTTCAATTTCGACAACGCCGGAAAGATTGTGCGCAACCTGATGGCACTTGAATTCGACGGGTATCCGCTCGATTATTACAAGACATATTTCGACAACTACCGTAAGGTGACGCGAGCGGATGTTCAGATGGTGGCCGGGAAGTATCTCAAACCGGGCGAGTTGTCGTTCATCGTGGTCGGCAATCCGGCTACATTTGATAAATCGCTCGACGAATTTGGTCCCGTGACAACTATCGAACTCGCGCCCCCATCGATTGACTGA
- a CDS encoding M28 family peptidase has product MLTACVLVALALTGSALAGDLYRVEVSSAKEATVLAGLGVQPVAALPGAYLVICDEMAVNRLAQSGLMSRFVANDLTTEQLAVDNRLDRTNVRRYPLVYEEGNFRMYRIQPADLLDQGAELGLRPLRGDAVKILAPEPKIMADATRAMASPSDVPLDSLISRISQDTLTASVFKLQSFYRRLNGTDSNRVARDWIASALQSYGYDSVVFDSFTVSGITMPCENVLAYKVGTRFPNHYVIVGAHRDGVAVSPAADDNGSGTAGVLEVARALANVETDMTFVFALFDAEESGLNGSYHYTDEAYARGDSIVYMFNMDMIAQYTNSTQANLYHGSLTGFSSLCIQLLDSLCGITGYLAGASGGSDHYPFVQRGWEATFLAEYDFSTVYHSARDSTTYMNFEYMTRMVKGALATVYTVSQTAGPIPSVVLAYPGGVPQMLAPQTASSFDVTVTGSYDGIPVPGSGRLHYSLDGGAWVSVPMVEGAPGQYTATLPPAPCFGRYLFYSSADETTNGTFYNPDPSKPYEAVVATSTSYAYEDQFEVATGWVVTGTATAGQWARGVPVGGGDMADPPTAYGGSGACYLTGNIDGNSDVDGGTTILTSPVFAVNADDARVSYARWYSNTYGAAPNEDVFRVYMSANNGLSWTVVDSAGPVQDASGGWILHSFWISQFMTPTQLMKIRFEASDLGSGSYVEAAVDALTLTTFECLAPYICGDCNDDSVGPDIGDLTYLVEYLFFGGPAPVEMGAANIDGVGTVDIGDLSYLVDYLFFSGPAPVC; this is encoded by the coding sequence ATGCTAACAGCGTGTGTGCTTGTTGCGCTGGCCTTAACGGGATCGGCGCTTGCCGGTGACCTGTATCGCGTAGAGGTCAGCAGCGCCAAAGAGGCAACGGTTCTTGCCGGTCTCGGTGTTCAGCCCGTTGCCGCCCTTCCGGGTGCGTACCTGGTGATCTGTGATGAGATGGCTGTCAACCGCCTTGCGCAAAGCGGTCTGATGAGCCGCTTTGTCGCTAATGATCTGACCACGGAACAACTGGCGGTGGACAACCGTCTTGACCGAACAAATGTCCGGCGATATCCGCTTGTCTACGAAGAAGGCAATTTTCGGATGTACCGGATTCAGCCGGCTGATCTTCTGGATCAAGGGGCCGAACTGGGCTTGCGGCCGTTGAGAGGCGACGCCGTGAAAATCCTGGCCCCCGAACCGAAGATCATGGCGGATGCTACGCGTGCAATGGCCAGTCCTTCTGATGTTCCGCTTGACAGCCTGATCAGCCGCATCAGCCAGGATACCTTGACGGCCTCGGTGTTCAAACTGCAATCGTTCTATCGTCGCTTGAACGGCACCGACTCAAACCGAGTGGCAAGGGACTGGATTGCCAGCGCGCTGCAGTCATATGGCTACGATTCGGTTGTATTCGACAGTTTCACCGTATCCGGTATCACGATGCCGTGCGAGAACGTGTTGGCCTACAAAGTCGGCACGCGGTTTCCCAACCACTATGTGATTGTGGGGGCGCATCGCGATGGCGTGGCCGTATCACCTGCTGCCGACGACAACGGCTCCGGGACAGCTGGGGTGCTTGAGGTGGCACGAGCGCTGGCCAATGTCGAGACCGACATGACGTTCGTTTTCGCGCTGTTCGATGCGGAGGAGTCCGGGTTAAACGGCTCGTACCACTATACCGACGAAGCGTACGCTCGGGGGGATTCTATAGTATACATGTTCAATATGGACATGATCGCACAGTACACCAACAGCACGCAAGCCAATCTGTACCATGGTTCCCTTACGGGATTTTCAAGCCTTTGCATCCAGTTGCTGGACTCTCTTTGTGGAATAACCGGATACCTGGCGGGCGCATCGGGAGGATCCGATCATTACCCCTTCGTTCAGCGCGGCTGGGAAGCGACGTTTCTGGCTGAATACGATTTCTCGACTGTCTACCATTCTGCTCGCGATAGCACTACCTACATGAATTTCGAGTATATGACTCGCATGGTCAAAGGGGCGCTGGCCACAGTCTATACGGTCAGCCAGACCGCCGGACCTATACCGTCGGTTGTTCTGGCATACCCTGGTGGCGTGCCGCAGATGCTCGCCCCCCAAACAGCTTCGAGTTTCGATGTAACAGTCACCGGATCATACGACGGCATCCCTGTTCCCGGCAGTGGTCGTCTGCACTACTCGCTTGATGGAGGGGCGTGGGTCAGTGTGCCGATGGTCGAGGGTGCGCCCGGGCAGTACACTGCCACACTTCCACCAGCCCCTTGTTTCGGGCGGTATTTGTTCTATTCCAGCGCCGATGAGACCACCAACGGAACTTTCTACAATCCGGACCCATCCAAGCCTTATGAAGCAGTTGTGGCAACGTCCACCAGCTACGCGTATGAGGACCAGTTTGAAGTTGCCACCGGCTGGGTGGTAACTGGAACAGCCACCGCCGGGCAATGGGCACGAGGCGTACCCGTAGGGGGAGGTGACATGGCAGACCCACCGACGGCCTATGGAGGTTCAGGCGCCTGTTATCTGACCGGCAATATCGACGGAAATTCGGATGTCGACGGCGGTACCACGATCCTCACATCGCCGGTGTTCGCTGTGAATGCGGATGACGCCCGTGTCTCTTATGCCCGCTGGTACAGCAACACGTATGGGGCGGCGCCGAATGAGGATGTGTTCAGGGTCTATATGTCGGCCAACAACGGTTTGTCCTGGACGGTAGTCGATTCGGCCGGCCCGGTTCAGGACGCTTCGGGCGGCTGGATTCTCCACAGCTTCTGGATCAGTCAGTTCATGACGCCGACGCAGCTTATGAAGATTCGATTCGAAGCTTCTGACCTGGGCAGCGGTTCATATGTCGAAGCAGCCGTGGATGCCCTAACGCTGACAACATTTGAGTGCTTAGCGCCATATATCTGCGGCGACTGTAATGATGACTCTGTCGGGCCGGATATCGGCGACCTGACCTACCTGGTCGAGTATCTGTTCTTTGGCGGGCCGGCGCCGGTTGAAATGGGGGCGGCCAATATTGATGGGGTCGGAACGGTTGATATCGGCGACTTGTCCTACTTGGTCGATTATCTGTTCTTCAGCGGACCGGCACCAGTGTGCTAA
- a CDS encoding MFS transporter, with protein sequence MSTTVTSPPDGTLTAKEPLIGQLTSLPRPYWMVNIMEMFERLAYYGVRVVIPIYIAQADEIHGLHFSQTDKGTIFFWWAIVQTLTPMFSGGFADRYGYKKTIAASIAIKVLGYLLMATQTAFYPFLLGCCTLAFGTAIFKPGVQGTMCQSLSTRNSAVGWGMFYMLVNVGGFLGPPLAHFLYGYSWPTVFFGCAIIVSINFLMLLTYKEVHPGGEQKGGPLHVLTITARNFLNLRLVVFIAIISGFWLMFMQLFDMLPNFIVDWVDSSKMVAALHLPQALLQINSTRGPQLSQEWMINFNSGFIILAVVFVSWLVSRMRRVLSILMGILVASIGLVLAGFTTSGYLCMSGILVFSVGEMLASPRVNEYLGVIAPAGQKGLYMGYANVPVAVGWGYGSLLGGQVYDKMGDKANLALDYLAKTYQITDVARTEAMTKLQEISGLNAIDATNLLWSVYHPYKLWYPFAAVGIASAIAMVFYARWVRKYEAPDI encoded by the coding sequence ATGTCGACAACCGTGACTTCGCCCCCCGACGGTACCCTCACTGCCAAAGAACCGCTCATCGGTCAACTGACATCGCTGCCACGCCCCTACTGGATGGTGAACATCATGGAGATGTTCGAGCGGCTGGCCTACTATGGTGTCCGTGTTGTGATACCGATCTACATCGCGCAGGCCGACGAAATTCACGGGCTGCATTTCAGCCAGACTGATAAGGGGACGATCTTCTTCTGGTGGGCGATTGTCCAGACCCTCACCCCGATGTTCTCAGGTGGTTTCGCCGACCGTTACGGGTATAAGAAAACCATAGCCGCATCGATTGCCATAAAAGTGCTGGGATATCTGTTGATGGCAACACAAACTGCATTCTATCCGTTTCTGCTCGGCTGTTGCACGTTGGCGTTCGGGACGGCTATTTTCAAACCAGGTGTTCAGGGAACGATGTGCCAGTCACTCTCCACGCGTAATTCGGCGGTGGGATGGGGAATGTTTTATATGCTGGTCAACGTAGGCGGGTTCCTCGGACCGCCTCTGGCGCATTTCCTCTACGGGTATTCATGGCCAACCGTGTTCTTCGGCTGTGCTATCATAGTGTCTATAAACTTCCTTATGCTGCTGACCTATAAGGAAGTGCACCCTGGCGGCGAGCAAAAGGGTGGGCCACTTCACGTGTTGACCATAACTGCTCGGAATTTCCTGAACCTCCGCTTGGTCGTGTTCATCGCTATCATCTCGGGTTTCTGGCTCATGTTCATGCAATTATTTGACATGCTGCCGAACTTCATCGTCGACTGGGTCGACAGCTCCAAAATGGTTGCTGCCCTGCATCTGCCCCAGGCACTGCTACAGATAAACTCAACCCGAGGACCGCAACTGTCGCAGGAGTGGATGATAAACTTCAACTCGGGTTTTATTATCCTCGCGGTTGTGTTCGTCTCGTGGCTGGTTTCTCGTATGCGTCGGGTCCTCTCGATTCTTATGGGGATCCTGGTTGCTTCGATTGGATTGGTCCTGGCCGGTTTCACCACCTCCGGTTATCTCTGTATGAGCGGAATTCTGGTGTTCTCAGTGGGGGAAATGCTCGCGTCGCCGCGAGTAAACGAATATCTGGGTGTTATTGCCCCGGCCGGTCAGAAGGGGCTATATATGGGATATGCCAATGTCCCGGTAGCTGTTGGTTGGGGGTATGGTTCGCTCTTGGGCGGCCAGGTATACGACAAGATGGGGGACAAGGCGAATCTGGCGCTCGACTATCTCGCCAAGACCTATCAGATCACCGATGTCGCACGAACGGAAGCCATGACCAAGCTACAGGAGATCTCCGGTCTGAATGCTATTGACGCAACCAATTTGCTTTGGTCGGTCTATCACCCGTACAAGCTCTGGTATCCGTTTGCGGCAGTCGGGATCGCGTCGGCGATTGCGATGGTGTTTTACGCCCGATGGGTCAGGAAATACGAAGCGCCCGATATATGA